In one window of Lynx canadensis isolate LIC74 chromosome A3, mLynCan4.pri.v2, whole genome shotgun sequence DNA:
- the NNAT gene encoding neuronatin isoform X2 → MAAVAAASAELLIIGWYIFRVLLQVFRYSLQKLAYTVSRTGRQVLGERRQRAPN, encoded by the exons ATGGCGGCAGTGGCGGCAGCTTCAGCTGAGCTGCTCATCATCGGCTGGTACATTTTCCGCGTGCTACTGCAG GTGTTCAGGTACTCCCTGCAGAAGCTGGCGTACACGGTGTCGAGGACCGGGCGGCAGGTGTTGGGAGAGCGCCGGCAGCGAGCCCCCAACTGA
- the NNAT gene encoding neuronatin isoform X1: MAAVAAASAELLIIGWYIFRVLLQVFLECCIYWVGFAFRNPPGTQPIARSEVFRYSLQKLAYTVSRTGRQVLGERRQRAPN; encoded by the exons ATGGCGGCAGTGGCGGCAGCTTCAGCTGAGCTGCTCATCATCGGCTGGTACATTTTCCGCGTGCTACTGCAG GTGTTCCTGGAATGCTGCATTTACTGGGTAGGATTCGCTTTTCGGAATCCTCCAGGGACACAGCCCATTGCGAGAAGTGAG GTGTTCAGGTACTCCCTGCAGAAGCTGGCGTACACGGTGTCGAGGACCGGGCGGCAGGTGTTGGGAGAGCGCCGGCAGCGAGCCCCCAACTGA
- the NNAT gene encoding neuronatin isoform X3, with protein MAAVAAASAELLIIGWYIFRVLLQVFLECCIYWVGFAFRNPPGTQPIARSVQVLPAEAGVHGVEDRAAGVGRAPAASPQLRPQPPALGGRVTRCSCASRPAWEPVPRRNGGSPVLSRQRSICQGQ; from the exons ATGGCGGCAGTGGCGGCAGCTTCAGCTGAGCTGCTCATCATCGGCTGGTACATTTTCCGCGTGCTACTGCAG GTGTTCCTGGAATGCTGCATTTACTGGGTAGGATTCGCTTTTCGGAATCCTCCAGGGACACAGCCCATTGCGAGAA GTGTTCAGGTACTCCCTGCAGAAGCTGGCGTACACGGTGTCGAGGACCGGGCGGCAGGTGTTGGGAGAGCGCCGGCAGCGAGCCCCCAACTGAGgccccaacccccagccctggGCGGCCGCGTCACCAGGTGCTCCTGTGCTTCTCGGCCAGCATGGGAGCCAGTGCCGCGCAGGAATGGGGGGTCCCCTGTGCTCTCTCGCCAGAGGAGCATTTGCCAAGGTCAGTGA
- the LOC115510122 gene encoding bladder cancer-associated protein codes for MYCLQWLLPVLLIPKPLNPALWFSHSMFMGFYLLSFLLERKPCTICALVFLAALFLICYSCWGNCFLYHCSDSPLPESAHDPGVVGT; via the coding sequence ATGTATTGCCTCCAGTGGCTGCTGCCCGTCCTCCTCATCCCCAAGCCCCTCAACCCCGCCCTGTGGTTCAGCCACTCCATGTTCATGGGCTTCTACCTGCTCAGCTTCCTTCTGGAGCGGAAGCCTTGCACGATTTGTGCCTTGGTTTTCCTGGCAGCCCTGTTCCTCATCTGCTATAGCTGCTGGGGAAACTGTTTCCTGTACCACTGCTCTGATTCCCCGCTTCCGGAATCGGCGCACGACCCTGGCGTTGTGGGCACCTAA